From Streptomyces sp. NBC_01754, a single genomic window includes:
- a CDS encoding thioesterase II family protein: protein MTRYLSLTSTDRTTGTRLRMLCFPYAGGGASAYGRWQRGLDVHGAGVDVLPVQLPGREGRIAEPRFTDLGDLVADLDAQLDDELHLPHVLYGHSMGALIAYSLVMRRQLRGATLPSALVLSAYRAPHLPAPQIADPDAGDEELLESLASLGGIPRALLSHPEFLSALLPVARDDLMMCTTGTAGVDSEPVRVPLHLFAARRDRLVSVPEVVAWRRHAGRGCEVRTMPGGHFFIRAHEDTFLHELSCLLRPYAPAPVPAGVA, encoded by the coding sequence ATGACCCGATACCTGTCCCTGACGAGCACGGACCGCACGACAGGCACCCGGCTGCGGATGCTCTGCTTCCCGTACGCCGGCGGTGGCGCCTCCGCCTACGGGCGGTGGCAGCGCGGCCTGGACGTGCACGGCGCCGGCGTGGACGTCCTGCCCGTCCAGCTACCCGGGCGTGAGGGGCGCATCGCGGAGCCCAGGTTCACGGACCTGGGCGACCTGGTGGCCGACCTGGACGCGCAGCTCGACGACGAACTCCACCTGCCGCACGTACTCTACGGGCACAGCATGGGGGCGCTCATCGCCTACAGCCTGGTGATGCGCCGGCAACTGCGCGGCGCCACGCTGCCGTCCGCGCTCGTCCTCAGCGCCTACCGCGCACCGCACCTGCCGGCCCCGCAGATCGCCGACCCGGATGCCGGCGACGAGGAACTCCTGGAGAGCCTCGCCTCTCTCGGGGGCATCCCCCGGGCCCTGCTCAGCCACCCGGAGTTCCTGTCGGCCCTGCTGCCGGTGGCCAGGGACGACCTGATGATGTGCACCACCGGCACGGCCGGCGTCGACAGTGAACCGGTGCGGGTGCCGCTGCACCTGTTCGCGGCGCGCAGGGACCGGCTGGTCTCCGTGCCCGAGGTGGTCGCCTGGCGCCGTCACGCCGGCCGCGGCTGCGAGGTGCGGACGATGCCCGGCGGGCACTTCTTCATCCGCGCGCACGAGGACACCTTCCTGCACGAGCTGTCCTGCCTGCTGCGCCCCTACGCGCCGGCCCCCGTGCCGGCCGGGGTGGCGTAG
- a CDS encoding AfsR/SARP family transcriptional regulator translates to MGDVTIGLLGPLVVTVNGASVVPSAAKPRCLLALLAASPGREVGMAAIADELWEERPPGGPTATVQTYIKQLRGNIAAALGPAPGVSAHDVLSRGHTGYQLNVPAGGLDTRQFEREARRGTRTLGEGDSDLAARLLATALSRWRGPALDGVRRGPALRAEALRLEEARLTTLETRITADLMRGRHTELVSELIGLTSRHPLVESLHAQLMLALHRSGRSSQALEVFRRLRETYVRELGLEPSRRLQELHRSVLADAPQLDAPMTSLAAF, encoded by the coding sequence ATGGGGGACGTGACGATCGGGCTGCTGGGGCCGCTCGTGGTGACGGTGAACGGCGCCTCGGTGGTACCCAGTGCCGCGAAACCACGGTGCCTGCTCGCGCTGCTGGCAGCGAGCCCGGGGCGCGAGGTGGGTATGGCCGCCATCGCGGACGAACTGTGGGAGGAGAGACCGCCCGGCGGTCCCACCGCGACGGTCCAGACCTACATCAAGCAGTTGCGCGGGAACATCGCCGCCGCGCTCGGCCCGGCCCCGGGGGTCTCGGCGCACGACGTCCTGAGCCGCGGACACACGGGATACCAGCTGAACGTTCCGGCGGGCGGGCTGGACACCCGCCAGTTCGAGAGGGAGGCGCGGCGCGGTACCCGGACGCTCGGCGAGGGCGACAGCGACCTCGCGGCCCGGCTGCTGGCGACGGCACTGTCCCGGTGGCGGGGCCCGGCACTCGACGGCGTGCGCCGGGGACCGGCGCTGCGGGCCGAAGCGCTACGGCTCGAAGAAGCACGGCTGACCACTCTGGAGACCAGGATCACCGCCGACCTGATGCGCGGCAGGCACACCGAACTGGTCAGCGAACTCATCGGGCTGACGAGCCGTCACCCGCTGGTGGAGAGTCTGCACGCGCAGCTGATGCTCGCGCTCCACCGAAGCGGGCGCAGCTCGCAGGCGCTCGAGGTCTTCCGCCGGCTGCGTGAGACGTACGTCCGTGAACTCGGCCTGGAGCCCTCGCGCCGGCTCCAGGAGCTGCACCGCTCGGTGCTGGCGGACGCGCCGCAGCTGGACGCGCCCATGACCAGTTTGGCCGCCTTTTAG
- a CDS encoding DUF4260 family protein — MTHSTAEGATRSSASRPVRAAWGLLGAFLLVWVVFEAVKHGGWVIPLAVLGLVVPDLSFFAGASGEHRPGQLPRGTVAVYNLVHRPLVPLVLMVPPAALADGPGDNAAPFTFGLAWLTHIALDRAMGYGLRTADGWQR; from the coding sequence ATGACACACAGCACCGCCGAAGGGGCCACGAGGAGCTCGGCGTCACGGCCCGTCCGTGCCGCCTGGGGACTGCTGGGCGCCTTTCTGCTGGTCTGGGTGGTGTTCGAAGCGGTCAAGCACGGCGGATGGGTGATCCCGCTCGCGGTGCTCGGCCTCGTCGTGCCCGACCTGTCGTTCTTCGCCGGGGCCTCGGGGGAGCACCGGCCGGGCCAGCTCCCGAGGGGCACCGTCGCGGTGTACAACCTGGTGCACCGGCCGCTCGTCCCCCTCGTGCTGATGGTGCCTCCCGCCGCCCTCGCGGACGGACCGGGTGACAACGCCGCGCCGTTCACCTTCGGCCTCGCCTGGCTGACGCACATCGCGCTGGACCGGGCGATGGGATACGGCCTGCGCACCGCCGACGGATGGCAACGCTGA